In a genomic window of Babylonia areolata isolate BAREFJ2019XMU chromosome 3, ASM4173473v1, whole genome shotgun sequence:
- the LOC143280251 gene encoding uncharacterized protein LOC143280251 encodes MALTDVGKVGLGLFAAGTVVFVIGFSVPYWVVYRHTKVRVGLWESCTRHDYCWSTMGNKFTTFGEDLPNWFRVTQALACLALITIGADCILRLLFICGKPIDYLVFSILCDCLASILAILAAVVFGTEMDKYYNVQLHFGFAFDVMGGLLIGIAGVCFLVEYCRRR; translated from the exons ATGGCTTTGACCGATGTAGGGAAGGTTGGCCTGGGACTGTTTGCGGCCGGCACTGTGGTCTTTGTCATCGGGTTCTCAGTGCCCTACTGGGTGGTCTATCGCCACACCAAAGTGCGCGTCGGCCTGTGGGAGTCCTGTACAAGGCATGACTACTGCTGGAGCACCATGGGGAACAAGTTCACCACATTCGGGGAAGACCTTccca ATTGGTTCCGGGTGACGCAAGCCCTGGCATGTCTAGCCCTCATTACTATCGGTGCGGACTGCATTTTACGTCTCCTCTTCATCTGCGGCAAACCCATCGACTACCTTGTCTTCTCCATCCTCTGCGACTGTCTGGCCT ctatCCTGGCCATCTTGGCGGCTGTGGTGTTTGGAACCGAAATGGATAAGTACTACAACGTGCAACTTCACTTCGGCTTTGCTTTTGATGTCATGGGTGGACTCCTCATTGGCATTGCTGGTGTCTGCTTTCTTGTGGAGTACTGCCGTCGTCGCTGA